From the genome of Cyanobacteriota bacterium:
ACACTATTACTTTGCCGGAGTGAAATAGTTTAGATAATTTTGCCAGAGTGCGAGTCGCTTGGAGACACACTAGATGTTCTAGATGTCTAAAGCAGACCTAAGTCAGTCATAACTGATGTTAACGCATCAATCACATGTCCTGAGGCTGGATTTAAGGGAGGACGTACTGTCTGCAATTTCCAACCTTTGAGAGTTAGAGCAGCTTTGATAGGGATAGGATTTGTGGTCATGAACAACGCTTTGAACAAAGGAAATAGGCGAACATGAATATCGGCAGCGGTTTGTACGTTGCCAGCTTCAAAAGCTTGAATCATTTGCTGAAGCTGTGATCCTACCAGATGACTAGCAACGCTGACGACTCCGACAGCACCAAGCGCTAGCATCGGCAGAGTTAAGGAGTCATCACCAGAATAAACCTGAAATGTTGATGGTGTTAAGCAGCGAATCTGGCTCACCTGATCCATGTCGCTGTTGGCCTGCTTCACAGCCACGATGTTCGACAGTTCCGCTAAGCGGGCGATCGTCTCTGGCAGTAAATTTTGCCCTGTTCGCCCAGGTACGTTGTATAACATCATTG
Proteins encoded in this window:
- the dapA gene encoding 4-hydroxy-tetrahydrodipicolinate synthase, translated to MTHFGRVLTALVTPFQADGTVDYREAEKLAAYLVDHGTDAIVVCGTTGESPTLSWDEEYELFRVVQQAVAGKAKVIAGTGSNSTREAIVATQKAATLQLDGTLQVVPYYNKPPQEGLYAHFRAIAEAVPDLPMMLYNVPGRTGQNLLPETIARLAELSNIVAVKQANSDMDQVSQIRCLTPSTFQVYSGDDSLTLPMLALGAVGVVSVASHLVGSQLQQMIQAFEAGNVQTAADIHVRLFPLFKALFMTTNPIPIKAALTLKGWKLQTVRPPLNPASGHVIDALTSVMTDLGLL